A single genomic interval of Oryza sativa Japonica Group chromosome 7, ASM3414082v1 harbors:
- the LOC9270927 gene encoding pathogenesis-related protein 1 — protein METPKISGVALAAAIAVVLAMATTPAVAQNSPQDFVDLHNAARRVEGVGEVVWDDAVAAYAENYAAERAGDCALIHSGSWEKAGYGENLFGGSGSEWTAADAVNSWVGEKDLYDYDSNSCLGSWDSCLHYTQVMWSRTTAIGCARVDCDNGGVFITCNYNPAGNFQGERPFERGLTLSA, from the coding sequence ATGGAGACACCAAAGATATCGGGAGTAGCACTTGCGGCAGCCATTGCCGTCGTTCTGGCCATGGCGAccacgccggcggtggcgcagaACTCGCCGCAGGACTTCGTGGACCTCCACAACGCGGCGCGACGCGTGGAGGGCGTCGGCGAGGTGGTCTGGGACGACGCCGTGGCGGCGTACGCGGAGAACTACGCGGCGGAGCGCGCCGGCGACTGCGCGCTCATCCACTCCGGCAGCTGGGAGAAGGCCGGCTACGGCGAGAACCTCTTCGGAGGCTCCGGCAGCGAGTGGACGGCAGCGGACGCCGTCAACAGCTGGGTGGGGGAGAAGGATCTGTACGACTACGACAGCAACAGCTGCCTGGGGTCGTGGGACTCGTGCCTCCACTACACGCAGGTGATGTGGAGCCGCACGACGGCGATCGGCTGCGCCCGCGTGGACTGCGACAACGGCGGCGTCTTCATCACCTGCAACTACAACCCCGCCGGCAACTTCCAGGGAGAGCGCCCCTTCGAGCGTGGCCTCACTCTCTCTGCTTAA